A window of Longispora fulva contains these coding sequences:
- a CDS encoding carboxymuconolactone decarboxylase family protein, whose product MAHIDLGLDETQFPGINGPMRFRPETSGPLNALAEALLRGPHSMTPGERELIAAYVSGLNECRFCCASHSAFAAVQLPEGMPLVDQVHADLDSAPVTEKMRALLRIAGAVQETGRKVTPAMVDAARAEGATDIEIHDTVLIAAAFCMYNRYVDGLGTLYIDDPDRYLDAGQRIIDRGYVY is encoded by the coding sequence GTGGCACACATCGACCTCGGACTCGACGAGACCCAGTTCCCAGGGATCAACGGCCCGATGCGCTTTCGGCCCGAGACGTCCGGGCCCCTCAACGCCCTCGCGGAGGCGCTGCTGCGCGGCCCGCACTCGATGACCCCGGGCGAGCGGGAGCTGATCGCCGCGTACGTGTCCGGGCTCAACGAGTGCCGGTTCTGCTGCGCGTCGCACTCGGCGTTCGCCGCGGTGCAGCTGCCCGAGGGCATGCCGCTCGTCGATCAGGTGCACGCCGACCTGGACTCCGCGCCCGTGACGGAGAAGATGCGGGCGCTGCTGCGGATCGCCGGGGCGGTGCAGGAGACCGGCCGCAAGGTGACCCCGGCGATGGTCGACGCCGCCCGGGCCGAGGGCGCGACCGACATCGAGATCCACGACACGGTACTGATCGCGGCGGCGTTCTGCATGTACAACCGGTACGTCGACGGGCTCGGCACCCTCTACATCGACGATCCCGACCGCTACCTGGACGCCGGCCAGCGGATCATCGACCGGGGCTACGTCTACTAG
- a CDS encoding methyltransferase — MNRFMTPHGEFDLVRFPVDPRDPLRAWDAADDYLLRHLDTLDLSGTVVVVGDRWGALTTALARYGPILITDSHLAAEAARENLRRAGADARVSTTRDEPPGVVDVLVVRVPKSLALLEDQLHRLAPGTHAGTVVVGAGMVKEIHTSTLELFERILGPTSTSLAERKARLVFCTPDPALVRPANPWPRTHALPGDVGVVSGLTVTNHAGVFSAERLDIGTRFLLGHLPARSGAEHVVDLGCGNGVVGLAAALGNPDAELTFVDESYQAVASAEATMAANAPRTKARFLVGDGLAGFPPASVDLVLNNPPFHVHQSTGDATAWRMFTGARAALRPGGELWVVGNRHLGYHVKLRRLFGNCEVVAANPKFVLLRAVRTGGPRP, encoded by the coding sequence ATGAACCGTTTCATGACGCCCCACGGCGAGTTCGACCTCGTCCGCTTCCCGGTCGACCCGCGCGACCCGTTGCGCGCGTGGGACGCCGCAGACGACTACCTGCTGCGGCATCTCGACACACTCGACCTGTCCGGGACCGTGGTCGTCGTCGGTGACCGGTGGGGCGCGCTGACCACGGCGCTCGCCCGGTACGGGCCCATCCTGATCACCGACTCCCACCTGGCGGCCGAGGCCGCCCGGGAGAACCTGCGCCGCGCCGGAGCCGACGCGCGCGTGTCGACCACCCGGGACGAGCCGCCGGGCGTGGTCGACGTGCTGGTGGTGCGGGTACCCAAAAGTCTCGCTCTTCTCGAGGACCAGCTGCACCGGCTCGCCCCCGGGACGCACGCCGGCACCGTGGTCGTCGGCGCCGGCATGGTCAAGGAGATCCACACCTCGACGCTGGAGCTGTTCGAACGGATCCTCGGACCGACCAGCACCTCGCTGGCCGAGCGCAAGGCCCGGCTCGTCTTCTGCACCCCCGACCCGGCGCTCGTGCGGCCCGCCAACCCGTGGCCCCGGACCCACGCCCTGCCCGGCGACGTCGGCGTCGTGTCCGGGCTGACCGTGACGAACCACGCCGGGGTGTTCTCCGCCGAACGGCTCGACATCGGCACCCGCTTCCTCCTCGGACATCTTCCGGCGCGTTCCGGCGCCGAACACGTCGTGGACCTGGGCTGCGGCAACGGCGTGGTCGGGCTGGCCGCGGCGCTCGGCAACCCGGACGCGGAGCTGACGTTCGTCGACGAGTCCTACCAGGCGGTGGCGTCGGCGGAGGCGACGATGGCGGCCAACGCGCCCCGGACCAAGGCCCGTTTCCTGGTCGGCGACGGCCTCGCCGGCTTCCCGCCAGCCAGCGTCGACCTGGTCCTGAACAACCCGCCGTTCCACGTGCACCAGTCGACGGGCGACGCGACGGCCTGGCGGATGTTCACCGGCGCGCGGGCGGCCCTGCGGCCCGGGGGAGAGCTGTGGGTGGTCGGCAACCGGCACCTCGGTTACCACGTGAAGCTGCGCAGGTTGTTCGGCAACTGCGAGGTGGTGGCGGCCAACCCGAAGTTCGTCCTCCTGCGCGCCGTCCGTACGGGTGGGCCGCGGCCGTAG
- a CDS encoding helix-turn-helix domain-containing protein — protein MENATERAVERVVTTMRDKLGEELTIDDMARVAMFSKFHFSRIFQRITGVSPGRFLSALRLQEAKQLLTSTSFNVTEVSLRVGYSSVGTFSSRFTRSVGLSPTTYRRAGGFTPQLVVDNTADTAGPAYGTVRGTAWADSGEHKLGLVFVGLFPGRIPEGRPVSCAVLDGPGEFVLDKVPAGQWFLLSHSVADDPDERLVLHPSAEDHQTVYVGSRGPLVVEHDGDLADIDLKLRLARSFDPPVLLDIRTSALTRLAHQAAA, from the coding sequence ATGGAAAACGCAACCGAACGGGCCGTTGAGCGAGTGGTCACCACGATGCGCGACAAGCTGGGTGAGGAACTCACGATCGACGACATGGCCCGGGTGGCCATGTTCAGCAAGTTCCACTTCTCCCGGATCTTCCAGCGCATCACCGGCGTCTCCCCGGGCCGGTTCCTGTCGGCCCTCCGGCTGCAGGAGGCCAAGCAGCTGCTGACGTCGACCTCGTTCAACGTGACCGAGGTCAGCCTCCGGGTCGGCTACTCCAGCGTCGGCACCTTCAGCTCCCGCTTCACCCGGAGCGTCGGCCTGTCCCCCACCACCTACCGCAGGGCCGGTGGCTTCACCCCGCAGCTCGTCGTCGACAACACCGCCGACACCGCCGGGCCGGCCTACGGCACCGTGCGAGGCACCGCCTGGGCGGACTCCGGCGAGCACAAGCTCGGGCTGGTCTTCGTCGGGCTCTTCCCCGGCCGGATCCCCGAGGGCCGCCCGGTCAGCTGCGCCGTACTGGACGGTCCCGGCGAGTTCGTCCTGGACAAGGTGCCGGCTGGCCAGTGGTTCCTGCTGTCGCACTCCGTCGCCGATGATCCGGACGAACGCCTCGTGCTGCACCCCTCGGCGGAGGATCATCAGACGGTCTACGTGGGATCGCGGGGACCCCTCGTCGTCGAACACGACGGCGACCTCGCCGACATCGACCTGAAGCTCCGCCTCGCGCGGTCGTTCGACCCACCGGTGCTCCTGGACATCCGTACCTCGGCGTTGACCCGGCTGGCCCACCAGGCGGCCGCCTGA
- a CDS encoding enediyne biosynthesis protein, which yields MTDVRPVDRTGTGVRMTTTVAPPAPNGQAQAVATPKDTRPPKIDKRDPRYLALRNFAISMSIFNILGYSVFGFEQPWTWPIFALLVGYTAEFSFEIVAAWAQKRRPAFTGHGMWGVYTFLLPTHITALAANMLLYSNTLFWPIAFAVVVSIGQKVVLQAPIKGRMRHFMNPSNFGITVTLLAFSWVNIAPPYHFTEHVPDVIRIVIPLVILTAGTVLNTMLTKKVPLIMGWAGGFVIQALIRTWIWDVQLWAALLPMTGVAFVLFTNYMITDPGTTPSSGKMQFMFGSSVAMVYGVLMLFNVVYTLFFAVCIVCAIRGTFWWVKSLRERGRASALQPVS from the coding sequence ATGACTGACGTCAGACCCGTCGACCGGACCGGCACCGGCGTCCGGATGACCACCACCGTCGCACCGCCCGCCCCGAACGGGCAGGCGCAGGCTGTCGCGACCCCGAAGGACACCCGGCCACCGAAGATCGACAAGCGCGATCCGCGGTACCTGGCGCTGCGCAACTTCGCGATCTCGATGAGCATCTTCAACATCCTCGGGTACTCCGTGTTCGGCTTCGAACAGCCCTGGACCTGGCCGATCTTCGCGCTCCTGGTCGGCTACACGGCGGAGTTCTCCTTCGAGATCGTCGCCGCGTGGGCGCAGAAGCGCCGCCCGGCCTTCACCGGCCACGGCATGTGGGGCGTGTACACGTTCCTGCTGCCCACCCACATCACGGCGCTGGCCGCGAACATGCTGCTGTACTCCAACACCCTGTTCTGGCCGATCGCCTTCGCCGTCGTGGTGTCCATCGGGCAGAAGGTGGTGCTGCAGGCCCCGATCAAGGGCCGGATGCGGCACTTCATGAACCCGTCGAACTTCGGCATCACGGTCACGCTGCTGGCGTTCTCCTGGGTGAACATCGCGCCGCCGTACCACTTCACCGAGCACGTGCCGGACGTGATCCGGATCGTGATCCCGCTGGTCATCCTCACTGCCGGGACCGTGCTGAACACGATGCTCACCAAGAAGGTCCCGCTGATCATGGGCTGGGCCGGCGGGTTCGTGATCCAGGCGCTGATCCGTACCTGGATCTGGGACGTGCAGTTGTGGGCGGCGCTCCTGCCGATGACCGGGGTCGCGTTCGTGCTGTTCACCAACTACATGATCACGGATCCGGGCACCACGCCGTCGAGCGGGAAGATGCAGTTCATGTTCGGCTCCAGTGTCGCCATGGTCTACGGCGTACTGATGTTGTTCAACGTCGTGTACACCCTGTTCTTCGCCGTCTGCATCGTGTGCGCCATCCGGGGCACCTTCTGGTGGGTCAAGTCGCTCCGGGAACGCGGGCGCGCGTCCGCGCTGCAACCCGTCTCCTGA
- a CDS encoding nucleoside/nucleotide kinase family protein: MSITFEELVDRARRLVVPGRRRLLGVTGPPGAGKSTLAAALVAALSLTRPSPETGPRAGAGPTAPAVLVPMDGFHLANAELARLGRRDSKGAPDTFDSAGFVALLRRLRADDEDVVYAPAFPRELEEPVAASIPVARGVPLVVTEGNYLLVDDGPWSAVRDLLDEVWFLDVDPDLRRDRLVGRHVAYGKSRADARDWAHGSDERNAAVVDATRDRADLVIRIASS, translated from the coding sequence GTGAGCATCACCTTCGAGGAGCTGGTCGACCGGGCCCGACGACTGGTCGTGCCGGGCCGACGGCGGCTGCTCGGCGTCACCGGGCCACCGGGAGCCGGCAAGTCCACTCTCGCCGCGGCCCTGGTCGCGGCGCTGTCCCTCACCCGCCCGTCCCCGGAGACGGGACCACGTGCCGGTGCGGGCCCGACCGCCCCCGCCGTCCTGGTCCCGATGGACGGATTCCACCTGGCCAACGCCGAGCTGGCCCGTCTCGGCCGCCGGGACAGCAAGGGCGCGCCCGACACGTTCGACAGCGCCGGTTTCGTCGCGCTGCTGCGCCGGTTGCGCGCCGACGACGAGGACGTGGTGTACGCGCCGGCCTTTCCCCGCGAGCTCGAGGAACCGGTCGCGGCGTCGATCCCGGTCGCCCGGGGCGTCCCCCTGGTGGTCACCGAGGGCAACTATCTCCTGGTGGACGACGGCCCGTGGTCGGCGGTCCGCGACCTGCTCGACGAGGTGTGGTTCCTCGACGTTGACCCCGACCTGCGGCGCGACCGCCTGGTGGGCCGGCATGTGGCGTACGGCAAGAGTCGGGCGGACGCCCGGGACTGGGCGCACGGCAGCGATGAGCGCAACGCCGCGGTGGTGGACGCGACCCGCGACCGCGCAGACCTGGTGATCCGGATCGCGTCGTCCTGA
- a CDS encoding S8 family serine peptidase, giving the protein MKRIALFAGMTLAIAGVMATPAAAQEPSATYVVVLTDSAPDPATVAGGVAGLRLGSVYRSALRGFSAQLTPGAVTALRADPRVAYVEPNKVGHADGQAVANGVSRTLAAGNAALRIGDGRDERVDVDVAVLDTGVDQNHPDLNVVHRVNCLNTTSCVDNAGTDDNGHGSNVAGIVGELDNGVGYVGMAPGARLWSVKVLDKEGSGDSAGIVAGIDWVTAHAADIEVANISIGFDGTVQAVNDAVNRAIARGVVVVVSAGNDHRDVSHQSPANVADAITVSSLSDGDGQPGGTGNFAWCNSNNKNRDDTLSDYSNFGAGVDLAAPGDCIRSTFANGGYSNYSGTSQAAPHVAGAAAWLASGANKPSNRAGVLAIRDKLVNAGNLSWTDTSGDGTKERLLDLHDPAVFPPGGAGGPSASFAPTCDNDARACTFDASASTGAALSYSWDFGDGATGTGVKPSHTYAAYGTYTVKLTVTDDTGRTGTNSTQIRLSDPAVNDRPLASFTRFCATNLCFGDATASTDPDGTIASYMWTFGDGGTATGVKPSHTYPARTATYRVTLTVTDNRGATATATADVSCTQATYFTQCTVS; this is encoded by the coding sequence GTGAAACGCATCGCACTGTTCGCCGGGATGACGTTGGCGATCGCCGGCGTCATGGCGACCCCGGCCGCGGCCCAGGAGCCCTCGGCCACCTACGTGGTGGTCCTGACCGATTCCGCCCCCGACCCGGCGACCGTCGCCGGCGGCGTCGCGGGACTGCGGCTGGGATCGGTGTACCGCTCGGCGCTGCGCGGCTTCTCCGCCCAGCTGACGCCGGGGGCGGTCACAGCACTGCGCGCCGACCCCCGGGTCGCCTACGTCGAGCCGAACAAGGTCGGGCACGCCGACGGGCAGGCCGTCGCCAACGGCGTCTCGCGCACCCTGGCTGCCGGCAACGCCGCCCTGAGGATCGGCGACGGGCGCGACGAGCGGGTCGACGTCGACGTCGCGGTCCTGGACACCGGCGTCGACCAGAACCACCCCGACCTCAACGTGGTGCACCGGGTGAACTGTCTCAACACCACCAGCTGCGTCGACAACGCCGGTACCGACGACAACGGGCACGGCAGCAACGTCGCCGGCATCGTCGGCGAACTCGACAACGGCGTCGGTTACGTCGGTATGGCTCCCGGCGCCCGGCTGTGGTCGGTCAAGGTCCTCGACAAGGAGGGCAGCGGCGACTCGGCCGGCATCGTCGCCGGCATCGACTGGGTGACGGCACACGCCGCCGACATCGAGGTCGCCAACATCAGCATCGGCTTCGACGGCACCGTCCAGGCCGTCAACGACGCCGTGAACCGCGCCATCGCCCGTGGCGTCGTCGTCGTGGTGTCCGCCGGCAACGACCACCGCGACGTCAGCCACCAGAGCCCGGCCAACGTCGCCGACGCGATCACCGTGTCCTCCCTCAGCGACGGCGACGGCCAGCCCGGCGGCACCGGGAACTTCGCCTGGTGCAACAGCAACAACAAGAACCGGGACGACACCCTGTCCGACTACAGCAACTTCGGCGCCGGGGTGGACCTGGCGGCCCCCGGCGACTGCATCCGCTCGACGTTCGCCAACGGCGGGTACTCCAACTACAGCGGCACCTCCCAGGCGGCCCCGCACGTGGCCGGCGCCGCCGCGTGGCTGGCCAGTGGCGCGAACAAGCCCAGCAACCGGGCGGGCGTGCTCGCGATCCGCGACAAGCTCGTCAACGCCGGCAACCTCAGCTGGACCGACACGTCCGGCGACGGCACCAAGGAACGCCTCCTGGACCTGCACGACCCGGCTGTGTTCCCGCCCGGCGGCGCGGGCGGCCCCTCGGCCAGCTTCGCCCCTACCTGCGACAACGACGCCCGCGCGTGCACGTTCGACGCCAGCGCCTCCACCGGCGCCGCGCTGTCCTACTCCTGGGACTTCGGCGACGGCGCGACCGGCACGGGCGTGAAGCCCAGCCACACCTACGCCGCCTACGGCACCTACACCGTCAAGCTCACCGTCACCGACGACACCGGCAGGACCGGCACGAACAGTACGCAGATCCGCCTGTCCGACCCCGCCGTCAACGACAGGCCGCTCGCGTCGTTCACCCGCTTCTGCGCGACCAACCTGTGCTTCGGCGACGCCACCGCGTCCACCGATCCCGACGGTACCATCGCCAGCTACATGTGGACCTTCGGCGACGGCGGCACCGCGACCGGGGTCAAACCCAGCCACACGTACCCCGCCAGGACCGCCACGTACCGCGTCACGCTGACCGTCACCGACAACCGGGGCGCGACGGCCACCGCCACCGCCGACGTGTCCTGCACCCAGGCCACCTACTTCACCCAGTGCACCGTGTCCTGA
- a CDS encoding MerR family transcriptional regulator → MRISSLSRRGGVSVATIKFYLRERLLPPGTLTARNQADYDETHLARIKMIRTLTGIGMMSLSAVREVLAAIDDSCVPQRELYQVLNGALCAQLTASTGAASVVRAQAHVDEFIEGVGWRVGDDAPGRTALAQVVAALRDLGCTSEVEEVFLPYARAAEHLAVRELDAMPPGAPELVTRTVLFEVAFAVMRRMAYEHLMALRDADSPVTDE, encoded by the coding sequence ATGCGCATATCGAGTCTCAGCAGGCGGGGCGGCGTGTCTGTTGCGACGATCAAGTTCTACCTCCGCGAGCGCCTGTTGCCGCCCGGCACGCTCACCGCGCGGAACCAGGCCGACTACGACGAGACGCACCTGGCCCGGATCAAGATGATCCGGACGCTGACCGGCATCGGCATGATGAGCCTGTCCGCGGTGCGTGAGGTGCTCGCCGCGATCGACGACAGCTGCGTCCCGCAGCGCGAGCTCTACCAGGTGCTCAACGGGGCGTTGTGCGCCCAGCTGACGGCCTCCACGGGTGCGGCTTCCGTCGTGCGGGCCCAGGCGCACGTCGACGAGTTCATCGAGGGCGTCGGCTGGCGGGTCGGCGACGACGCCCCGGGGCGCACCGCGCTCGCGCAGGTCGTCGCGGCCCTGCGGGACCTGGGCTGCACCAGCGAGGTCGAGGAGGTGTTCCTCCCGTACGCGCGGGCCGCGGAGCACCTCGCCGTCCGCGAGCTGGACGCCATGCCCCCCGGAGCCCCGGAGCTCGTCACCCGCACCGTCCTGTTCGAGGTCGCCTTCGCGGTGATGCGCAGGATGGCGTACGAGCATCTCATGGCGCTGCGGGACGCGGACTCTCCCGTTACCGACGAGTAG
- a CDS encoding helix-turn-helix transcriptional regulator: MLEPFDVAEAEESLYRVMLGRPDSTIADLAEVTGRDSSRLRRQLRTLEARGLVTATPTRPVRYRPAPPDLAIEVLALHQHQRIDRARLDAAELAAVWHAAHRDREPPIQIIEGAEANVQCFVQTQLATREEVLTFDKPPYVLAGIARQAEVQRELMARGVRYRTIYDRQSLAEPEQVALARELARLGEQARVLDNVPLKLLITDRAHALVPFQLTDERQTLVLRRSPLLDSLVTLFELLWERATPLWSAGRDGGVTDDDAQLLGFAAAGYTDETIARRIGVNKRTVERRMRRIMDELGARTRFQAGLQAAHKGILGAPPGESATTAASGRPAPAPALFRQVPPMDHQP; encoded by the coding sequence ATGCTGGAGCCGTTCGACGTGGCCGAAGCCGAGGAATCCCTGTACCGGGTGATGCTCGGCCGTCCGGACTCGACGATCGCCGACCTCGCGGAGGTGACCGGACGCGACAGTTCCAGGCTCCGCCGGCAACTACGGACGCTGGAGGCGCGGGGCCTGGTGACCGCGACGCCGACCCGGCCCGTCCGGTACCGGCCCGCGCCGCCGGACCTGGCGATCGAGGTGCTCGCCCTGCACCAGCACCAGCGCATCGACCGGGCACGCCTCGACGCCGCCGAACTCGCGGCCGTGTGGCACGCCGCGCACCGCGACCGCGAGCCGCCTATCCAGATCATCGAGGGCGCCGAGGCCAATGTGCAGTGTTTCGTGCAGACCCAGCTGGCTACGCGCGAGGAGGTGCTGACGTTCGACAAGCCGCCGTACGTGCTGGCCGGCATCGCCCGCCAGGCCGAGGTCCAGCGCGAGCTGATGGCCCGGGGCGTGCGCTACCGCACCATCTACGACCGCCAGTCCCTCGCCGAACCCGAACAGGTCGCCCTGGCCCGGGAGCTCGCGCGGCTCGGCGAGCAGGCCCGCGTGCTGGACAACGTGCCCCTCAAGCTCCTGATCACCGACCGCGCGCACGCCCTCGTCCCGTTCCAGCTGACGGACGAGCGCCAGACCCTGGTCCTGCGGCGGTCCCCGTTGCTCGACAGCCTGGTCACCCTCTTCGAACTGCTCTGGGAGCGGGCGACCCCGCTGTGGTCGGCGGGTCGTGACGGCGGGGTCACCGACGACGACGCCCAGCTTCTCGGGTTCGCCGCGGCCGGGTACACCGACGAGACGATCGCCCGCCGGATCGGGGTCAACAAACGCACGGTCGAGCGTCGGATGCGCCGGATCATGGACGAGCTCGGGGCGCGGACCCGGTTTCAGGCTGGTCTGCAGGCCGCGCACAAGGGCATCCTCGGGGCGCCGCCCGGTGAGTCGGCGACGACGGCCGCGTCGGGGCGCCCGGCCCCGGCCCCGGCACTGTTTCGTCAGGTGCCTCCGATGGACCATCAGCCGTAG
- a CDS encoding CRTAC1 family protein, which yields MPAQSVGLFRRLLPAIFVLALVSALYVAAQIPEASAAARSSLASRFHFKELPVALPPGLPENTIRKVNPEYEHIRAWISSVGAAIAVNDLDRGGSANDLCLVDTRSDKVVVTPSPDSKQNYQPFVLDMAPLPTDDAIAPMGCVPGDFNGDGWMDILVNYWGRTPVLFLNCGKTDPLSAHSFLPTELVSNGPGKDDRYRGPLWNTNAVAVADFDGDGRVDVGVFNYFPDTKVLDPNGLKGVQMNHSMSRAQNAGGAHILRGTASTPAGPTSVPSATFEEQDAIPPKYATGWTLGAASADLDGDLLPELYLANDFGNDRFFHNVSTPGKIRFELAEGRRGAYTPKSLVVGHDSFKGMSIDFGDLYGNGKFDMFVSNITTSWGIEESNFVWKNTAASPAEARKQLEDHVAPFDNAAAETNMAWVGWGWDAKMADFDNSGRLSVVQATGFVKGDINRWNWLQELAMGNDLMLQEPAMWPKAGPGDDIAGDQTMAFWAPEGNGRYADLSPELGMAAPIPTRGIAVADTTGSGHQSFAVARQWGPPAYFCNMDTSKGNFLGLRLHRPADGAAPGSPGSPAYGAQVRIRTADGRTQIAQLDGGGGHSGKRSFDVFFGLGSAGDKPVSAELNWRDLNGATHTQVLDLAAGWHDFMLTTQAQEVKVP from the coding sequence ATGCCAGCGCAATCCGTCGGCCTGTTCCGCCGACTTCTACCAGCCATCTTCGTGCTCGCACTGGTGAGCGCCCTGTACGTGGCGGCCCAGATTCCCGAGGCGTCCGCCGCGGCCCGTTCGTCGCTGGCGTCGAGGTTCCACTTCAAGGAACTGCCGGTCGCGTTACCCCCCGGTCTACCGGAGAACACGATCCGGAAGGTGAACCCGGAGTACGAGCACATCCGGGCGTGGATCTCCTCGGTCGGCGCGGCGATCGCCGTGAACGACCTGGACCGGGGCGGCTCCGCCAACGACCTGTGCCTGGTGGACACCCGCAGCGACAAGGTCGTCGTGACGCCGTCGCCGGACAGCAAGCAGAACTACCAGCCGTTCGTGCTGGACATGGCCCCGCTGCCCACCGACGACGCCATCGCCCCGATGGGGTGCGTCCCGGGGGACTTCAACGGCGACGGGTGGATGGACATCCTGGTCAACTACTGGGGCCGTACTCCGGTGCTGTTCCTGAACTGCGGCAAGACCGACCCGCTCAGCGCCCACTCGTTCCTGCCGACCGAGCTCGTGTCCAACGGCCCCGGCAAGGACGACAGGTACCGCGGCCCGCTGTGGAACACCAACGCCGTGGCGGTCGCCGACTTCGACGGCGACGGCCGGGTCGACGTCGGGGTGTTCAACTACTTCCCCGACACCAAGGTCCTCGACCCCAACGGGTTGAAGGGCGTGCAGATGAACCACTCGATGTCGCGGGCCCAGAACGCCGGAGGCGCGCACATCCTGCGCGGCACGGCGTCCACCCCCGCCGGCCCGACCAGCGTCCCGTCGGCGACGTTCGAGGAGCAGGACGCGATTCCGCCGAAGTACGCCACGGGCTGGACCCTGGGCGCCGCCTCGGCGGACCTCGACGGTGACCTGCTGCCGGAGCTGTACCTGGCCAACGACTTCGGCAACGACCGGTTCTTCCACAACGTGTCGACGCCCGGGAAGATCCGCTTCGAGCTGGCCGAGGGCCGCCGCGGCGCGTACACCCCGAAGTCTCTCGTGGTCGGGCACGACTCCTTCAAGGGCATGTCGATCGACTTCGGCGACCTGTACGGCAACGGCAAGTTCGACATGTTCGTCAGCAACATCACGACCTCGTGGGGCATCGAGGAGAGCAACTTCGTCTGGAAGAACACCGCGGCGAGCCCGGCGGAGGCGCGCAAACAGCTCGAAGACCACGTCGCGCCGTTCGACAACGCGGCGGCGGAGACCAACATGGCCTGGGTCGGCTGGGGCTGGGACGCCAAGATGGCCGACTTCGACAACAGCGGGCGGCTGAGCGTCGTGCAGGCCACCGGCTTCGTCAAGGGCGACATCAACCGGTGGAACTGGCTCCAGGAGCTGGCGATGGGCAACGACCTGATGCTCCAGGAGCCCGCGATGTGGCCGAAGGCCGGTCCCGGTGACGACATCGCCGGCGACCAGACGATGGCGTTCTGGGCGCCGGAGGGCAACGGCCGCTACGCCGACCTGAGCCCCGAACTCGGGATGGCCGCCCCGATCCCCACCCGGGGCATCGCGGTCGCCGACACCACCGGGAGCGGACACCAGAGCTTCGCGGTCGCCCGGCAGTGGGGCCCGCCGGCGTACTTCTGCAACATGGACACCAGCAAGGGCAACTTCCTCGGCCTGCGGCTGCACCGCCCCGCCGACGGCGCGGCCCCGGGCTCGCCCGGCAGCCCGGCCTACGGCGCGCAGGTGAGGATCCGCACCGCGGACGGCCGGACGCAGATCGCCCAGCTCGACGGCGGCGGCGGCCACTCCGGCAAGCGCAGCTTCGACGTCTTCTTCGGGCTCGGCTCCGCCGGCGACAAGCCGGTCTCGGCCGAACTGAACTGGCGGGACCTCAACGGCGCCACCCACACCCAGGTGCTGGACCTGGCCGCGGGCTGGCACGACTTCATGCTGACCACCCAGGCCCAGGAGGTGAAGGTGCCATGA
- the cax gene encoding calcium/proton exchanger: MFNRSDLLIVSAAVVAIGAAGVTRYAHLGDVTAFGCAALAVALLASLVGRSVEQLGERLGSGGTGVLQSALGNLPELFIGFFALKAGLTSVVQASIIGSMLANLLLVLGAAFLVGGLKHGSQKFDSAQIRMTMVLLLLATAALVMPAIAHGLHAPVSQHEKPLSIVISVVLLAIFALSLPASLKRRASTDPVPAGHEPPRWPLWLAVSVLAGASVAAALVSDWFVHALEPAMGTLHISPAFAGLVIVAIAGNAIENVVGIQLAARNQMDFAVSVIINSPLQIALLMAPMLVLLSLFTATTLTLVFTPLLVAAVLLTVLTVAIAMLDGESNWLEGAVMIALYAIIATMFWWG, encoded by the coding sequence GTGTTCAACCGCAGCGATCTCCTCATCGTCAGCGCCGCCGTGGTGGCAATCGGCGCCGCCGGCGTCACCCGGTACGCCCATCTCGGCGACGTCACGGCCTTCGGCTGCGCGGCGCTCGCCGTCGCGCTGCTCGCCTCCCTCGTGGGGCGTTCCGTCGAACAGCTCGGCGAACGGCTCGGCTCCGGGGGCACTGGGGTGCTGCAGAGCGCCCTGGGCAACCTGCCCGAGCTGTTCATCGGCTTCTTCGCGCTGAAGGCCGGCCTGACCTCGGTCGTCCAGGCGTCGATCATCGGCTCGATGCTGGCGAACCTGCTGCTCGTGCTCGGCGCGGCGTTCCTGGTCGGCGGCCTCAAGCACGGCAGCCAGAAGTTCGACTCCGCGCAGATCCGGATGACGATGGTCCTGCTGCTGTTGGCCACCGCCGCGCTGGTCATGCCGGCCATCGCGCACGGTCTGCACGCGCCGGTCTCCCAGCACGAGAAGCCACTGTCGATCGTGATCTCCGTGGTGCTGCTGGCGATCTTCGCGTTGTCGCTGCCGGCCTCGCTGAAGCGCCGCGCCTCGACGGACCCGGTGCCGGCCGGGCACGAGCCGCCGCGCTGGCCGCTGTGGCTGGCGGTGTCCGTGCTGGCCGGGGCCAGCGTCGCGGCGGCGCTGGTGTCCGACTGGTTCGTGCACGCCCTGGAGCCCGCGATGGGCACCCTGCACATCTCGCCGGCCTTCGCCGGCCTGGTGATCGTGGCGATCGCCGGCAACGCGATCGAGAACGTGGTCGGCATCCAGCTCGCCGCGCGCAACCAGATGGACTTCGCGGTCAGCGTGATCATCAACAGCCCGTTGCAGATCGCCCTGCTGATGGCCCCGATGCTGGTCCTGCTGAGCCTGTTCACCGCGACGACCCTGACCCTCGTGTTCACCCCGCTGCTGGTGGCCGCCGTGCTGTTGACGGTGTTGACGGTGGCGATCGCGATGCTGGACGGGGAGTCGAACTGGTTGGAGGGCGCGGTGATGATCGCCCTGTACGCGATCATCGCGACGATGTTCTGGTGGGGCTGA